From a region of the Thermosulfurimonas sp. F29 genome:
- a CDS encoding ABC transporter permease — translation MKGFLAVYLRELLIIWHRLPRMLLSFSVSPTLYLVAFGFGLGKNLTVGGRPYLEFLVPGVVAASSMMQGFGINVEINVARFYLRIFEEFQAAPISNWSYVLGEILGGVTRAFLSTFVILAITALAGIHLHFGPWFFLGVFLNAFVFASLGVTSAMLIRSHADQALVTNFIITPMVFLGGTFFPVEGLPAWARWPLKALPLTHASRVIRSAAYGETVPWSSLALLAILALLGVILAYRSVDRARD, via the coding sequence ATGAAGGGCTTCCTTGCCGTCTACCTTAGGGAACTTCTCATCATCTGGCACCGACTTCCCCGGATGCTTCTTTCCTTTTCCGTATCACCGACCCTTTATCTGGTGGCCTTCGGTTTCGGGCTGGGCAAAAATCTAACCGTGGGGGGAAGGCCCTATCTGGAATTTCTGGTTCCCGGGGTGGTGGCGGCCTCCTCCATGATGCAGGGCTTTGGCATCAATGTGGAGATCAATGTGGCCCGTTTCTATCTACGGATCTTCGAGGAATTTCAGGCCGCACCCATTTCCAACTGGTCCTATGTGCTGGGAGAGATCCTGGGGGGGGTGACCCGGGCCTTCCTTTCCACCTTTGTCATCCTGGCCATCACGGCGCTGGCCGGGATACACCTTCACTTCGGCCCCTGGTTCTTCCTGGGGGTGTTCCTCAACGCCTTCGTGTTCGCCTCTCTGGGGGTGACCTCCGCCATGCTCATCCGCTCTCACGCCGATCAGGCCCTGGTCACCAATTTCATCATCACCCCCATGGTCTTCCTGGGAGGGACCTTTTTCCCGGTGGAGGGACTTCCGGCCTGGGCCCGGTGGCCGCTCAAGGCCCTTCCCCTCACTCATGCCTCGCGGGTGATCCGCTCCGCGGCTTACGGCGAGACCGTTCCCTGGTCTTCCCTGGCTCTTCTGGCGATTCTGGC